The genomic stretch CATGATGGTGATATTAAAGTTGAAAGCAAACAAGGCAAAGGTACGATATTTTATATTACCTTACCAGCAGGAGATATATAATGGACAATATTAGAATATTAATTATCGAAGACAATGAAGATTTGAGCTTTACTATTAATAATGTACTTAAAAAATTTGGTTATAAAGTAAAGAGAGTTTCCAGCGGGGAAGAGGGTCTTGTTGTAATTCAGAAAGAGCTTATAGACCTTGTACTGCTTGATATCAACCTTCCGAAAATGAACGGGATTAAAGTTCTTGAGAAGATTAAAGATATTAACCCTGATATTCTTGTTATAATGATGACAGCATTAACAGATGCAAAACCGGCAATAGATGCAATGAAAAAAGGTGCCTATGATTATTTAATGAAACCTTTCGAACTTGACGAGATGAGACTTGTTGTAACAAAGGCCATTGAAACGCACAAATTAAAACTTGATGTTGCAAGATTCAAGCGTCAGCATGAGATTGAGCATCCATATAATGAAATATTCGGAGAAAGCCGCCAGCTTGACGAGGTGAGGGAGTTAATATCTATTATTTCAGGAACTCCGAAAACATCGGTATTAATTCTTGGTGAAAGCGGGACAGGCAAAGAACTCGTTGCAAATGCAATACACTATTCGAGTTCCCGAAAAGACGGCCCTTTTATAAAGATCAATTGCAGTGCTATTCCCGATAATTTAATTGAGAGTGAACTGTTTGGGCACGAAAAGGGGGCTTTTACAGATGCTAAAGTCATGAAAAAAGGCCTTTTCGAACTGGCAAACGGAGGTACCATCTTTCTTGATGAACTTTCCAGTATGCAGCTAAATCTTCAGCCGAAAATACTCAGAGTACTTGAAACGCAGAGTTTCAGGAGAATAGGCGGTGTTAATGATATAAATATTGACGTAAGAGTTATTGCCGCTACAAATCGAAATCTTGCAGAATTGGTAAAGAACGGAGAGTTCAGAGATGACCTGTATTACAGGTTAAAAGTTATGGAGATTACAATTCCTCCTTTAAAAGAAAGAAAAGACGATATTGATATTCTGAAAAAACTTTTTCTCCAGCGGTACAATAAAGAGTTTAACAAATCAATTAAAGG from bacterium encodes the following:
- a CDS encoding sigma-54-dependent Fis family transcriptional regulator, giving the protein MDNIRILIIEDNEDLSFTINNVLKKFGYKVKRVSSGEEGLVVIQKELIDLVLLDINLPKMNGIKVLEKIKDINPDILVIMMTALTDAKPAIDAMKKGAYDYLMKPFELDEMRLVVTKAIETHKLKLDVARFKRQHEIEHPYNEIFGESRQLDEVRELISIISGTPKTSVLILGESGTGKELVANAIHYSSSRKDGPFIKINCSAIPDNLIESELFGHEKGAFTDAKVMKKGLFELANGGTIFLDELSSMQLNLQPKILRVLETQSFRRIGGVNDINIDVRVIAATNRNLAELVKNGEFRDDLYYRLKVMEITIPPLKERKDDIDILKKLFLQRYNKEFNKSIKGFSPESDKLLINYSWPGNVRELKNVIERSVILCKEDILLPKHLPLELRENSGEIIPTGTGLGLVSLEEAEKNHILHVLDLVNGNKSKAARVLKISRSTLREKLKNYQPE